The following are encoded together in the Lactuca sativa cultivar Salinas chromosome 1, Lsat_Salinas_v11, whole genome shotgun sequence genome:
- the LOC111910312 gene encoding lamin-like protein: protein MMSISRLIIYLLLIAAAATTVSATDHIVGANRGWNPGINYTLWANNHTFYVGDFISFRYQKTQYNVIEVNKTGYDNCTLDGAIGNWSSGKDFILLNESQRYYFICGTGGCFNGMKVTIRVLPLPSPPSSTVAASNHSSASTAVCRSIFGVFFMVLASLF, encoded by the exons ATGATGTCCATCTCACGCCTTATCATTTATCTCCTCCTTATCGCCGCCGCTGCAACCACCGTCTCCGCCACCGATCACATTGTAGGCGCCAACCGTGGTTGGAATCCTGGCATCAACTACACTCTCTGGGCCAACAATCATACTTTCTATGTTGGAGACTTCATCT CATTTAGGTACCAGAAGACGCAGTACAATGTGATTGAGGTGAACAAAACCGGTTACGACAACTGCACTCTCGACGGCGCCATAGGGAACTGGAGCAGTGGAAAGGATTTCATTCTTCTCAACGAATCGCAGCGCTACTACTTCATCTGCGGTACCGGCGGTTGTTTTAACGGTATGAAAGTCACGATTCGTGTCCTTCCGCTTCCTTCTCCTCCCTCTTCCACGGTGGCTGCTTCCAATCACTCCTCCGCTTCCACCGCTGTCTGTAGATCCATCTTCGGCGTATTCTTTATGGTTCTCGCCTCATTGTTTTAG